In the genome of bacterium, one region contains:
- a CDS encoding BPL-N domain-containing protein codes for MGITLGAREQGCHHKGYIVPLSSISDSSTEYQRQLDSFKAVSRLLRNRYTVFWLAESVQVQGTEVLPGSFIVPESSSPAFTELFSNICQQFKLNPIYTEFPRTVKVYTLRLPKVAIYCGDRTFDGPASFVRICEQLGVDCDMINGMDIRNGMLTRNRYNLVLIPGGLSTVQAYVIYPKGLTAIRNFVKRGNGYLGVCAGAYLAADTELGLNLVTNTLADSAAVGEVEIAPTNSDLPIFWGYPRSRFKLKYWCGPTFQLDSRVLAKIETVPAQWKKPELCQQGCMIASEYQKGKVVLIGPHPESSTGIENVEGMPRLYGNIIFYLTATQSTPSTRAIQPYFAWKYVSSNRISTYTKKSGKPTVSSAKLAELAERNLVTVNQIADLIRKVDRICERIDTQPEQGNLMWHKCYFVWRMPSAKEYIQKLQELLIAIVRMTTADTTDRNRKTQCVLPQGTEMYVQLQKMQRELPPVLASWRKIYAGMTEFEQEFHNVVMVAQKNQSTSTGNQLDTNTVISSDLKRAWWKLNIKEYIISAEFIGGESWKYWNNEHDMTESKLIRDQKTGTPVKVIHASTSKGALWTIVQLYLELHRILGNER; via the coding sequence ATGGGAATTACTCTAGGAGCTCGGGAGCAGGGTTGCCATCATAAAGGATACATTGTTCCTCTCTCATCGATAAGCGATTCTTCAACGGAATACCAAAGGCAACTGGATAGTTTTAAAGCGGTGAGTCGATTATTACGAAACCGATATACGGTATTCTGGCTGGCTGAATCGGTTCAGGTTCAGGGGACTGAAGTGTTACCTGGCAGTTTTATTGTTCCGGAATCTAGTTCCCCTGCATTTACAGAATTATTTTCTAATATCTGCCAGCAATTTAAGCTAAATCCGATATATACAGAATTCCCACGAACCGTAAAGGTATATACTTTACGGTTACCTAAGGTAGCGATATATTGCGGTGACCGAACGTTTGATGGCCCGGCAAGTTTCGTTCGAATCTGCGAACAGTTAGGGGTTGACTGCGATATGATTAATGGTATGGATATCCGCAATGGGATGCTAACACGTAACCGATATAATCTGGTTTTAATTCCCGGCGGATTATCCACCGTGCAAGCGTATGTAATCTATCCGAAAGGATTAACAGCAATTCGTAATTTTGTAAAACGTGGAAATGGTTATTTAGGGGTTTGTGCTGGAGCGTATCTCGCCGCAGATACGGAGTTGGGATTGAATTTGGTAACGAATACTCTAGCTGATAGTGCTGCGGTTGGTGAAGTAGAAATAGCACCGACTAATTCCGATTTACCAATATTCTGGGGCTATCCTCGTTCTCGGTTCAAGCTTAAATACTGGTGTGGGCCAACGTTTCAACTTGATTCTCGTGTTCTCGCTAAAATCGAAACAGTTCCGGCGCAATGGAAAAAACCGGAATTATGTCAGCAGGGGTGTATGATTGCTAGTGAGTATCAAAAAGGTAAAGTGGTGTTAATCGGACCGCATCCTGAATCTTCTACCGGTATTGAGAATGTTGAAGGAATGCCACGGTTGTATGGAAATATTATCTTCTATTTAACCGCAACACAGAGTACACCTTCTACTCGAGCGATACAACCCTATTTCGCTTGGAAGTATGTTTCATCTAACCGTATATCAACTTATACCAAGAAATCAGGTAAACCTACTGTCAGCTCAGCGAAACTAGCGGAATTAGCTGAACGAAATTTAGTTACAGTTAACCAAATCGCTGACCTGATTCGAAAAGTTGACCGTATCTGTGAGAGGATTGATACTCAACCAGAACAAGGGAATTTAATGTGGCATAAATGTTATTTCGTATGGAGAATGCCGAGCGCAAAAGAGTATATCCAGAAACTGCAGGAACTATTAATTGCGATTGTTCGAATGACAACAGCTGATACAACGGATAGGAATAGGAAGACTCAATGCGTTCTCCCACAGGGTACAGAAATGTATGTTCAATTGCAGAAAATGCAGCGAGAGTTACCGCCGGTATTAGCGTCGTGGCGCAAGATTTATGCGGGTATGACCGAGTTTGAACAGGAATTTCATAACGTAGTTATGGTAGCGCAAAAAAACCAATCTACATCAACCGGGAACCAGCTGGATACGAATACGGTTATATCGTCTGACCTAAAACGTGCATGGTGGAAATTGAATATTAAAGAATATATAATAAGTGCAGAATTTATTGGCGGTGAGAGTTGGAAATATTGGAATAATGAACATGATATGACTGAAAGTAAACTCATCCGAGACCAGAAAACTGGTACTCCCGTGAAGGTGATACATGCTTCTACGTCAAAAGGAGCATTATGGACTATCGTTCAACTTTATCTAGAACTCCACCGGATATTAGGTAATGAACGATGA